A window of the Tachysurus fulvidraco isolate hzauxx_2018 chromosome 6, HZAU_PFXX_2.0, whole genome shotgun sequence genome harbors these coding sequences:
- the sona gene encoding serine/arginine repetitive matrix protein 2 has product MESDVNTIVESCDPTESIRSEGNVLRDGSETPRKKNKKHKKHKSKKKRKKKRDEKDSSSESGVESDQGSQTKSSMKKDESSNFESGDRDKDKESAKNSVAEPHDDEYKVRKTKRHTGKKKKKRRKEEEKQQRNSPRSRSASTSESAESESESESKVPQALDPSSLNKRSPVTALKLSNDGCKDMLLPDDKKGDVTSKSEHSEEQCLKPAWREEESLQDAHLQTVDVEQHSENNNIKSENLEKNGSFNKTRELPDIIPKQENVHKEQFIKNIATEPHETQRGTGDKESSLRSRSGSYDKSSHSRSRTPKQSTHISARRKDKSQSRERSVSSSRRNSSTQKRHSRSPSESRRSRSRSVRGPKRKSRSLSGKRRRRSDSRSNTRTKRSRTKSPRRGRRTRSRSVAKLRRSRSRSKRSLSRRKHRSRSRSRSARRVRHSQSRSRRMTPPSRTRKSRSRSIRRRRRTRSRSIVIFRRSRSRMRRNRRSRSRSRNPRRRSRSSSPLRSRRSKSKSPIRQRRSKSPRKNRSESRSPKRSKRSKSRSHHSKTASPKFSRGAKKGKSKRSRSNSQKDTSRSRSISRGRLSSDRSQSPAKSKSRSLSPDKDQDSSASKIEDTDRKVAQAAPTEKWKPLVDKYPSPKNTSTENSEQTELELKNISSSKESQITMEGTERLNASRSRSSSSEPLPQDGSSGSDDNEQSDNSRSRTPSPAKKKPSRVSKSPIRRKRSRSTSSTHKARSKSKSVSGTEKSKTPTRKRRSRSSSHSIRKRSASRSPVRRRKSRSRSLTQRGKSRSKSRTRIKRSKSKSPKRKRSKSRSPVRKRRSKSRSPARRKRSKSLEKSKRSKSRSPTRKRKSRSRSRAHHSRSRRSRSASRRRRPVFRGHSFDRRDRWKREPSHSPILILRKRRSTSRTRRSASKTPPRLTELDKDQLLEIAKANAAAMCAKAGMPIPESLRPKAILQLPLPTPAPPPLSLPLPLPVPNLPMNIPMGIPGMPAIPNMPMNAAMASMTAATMTAALSNMGALAAMPPMPPLPTITNKPPPAPTPNLANIEEVKRKVAQQANSISIKELTEKCKQIAESKEEMGL; this is encoded by the exons ATGGAGTCTGATGTGAACACTATTGTTG AGAGTTGTGATCCAACTGAATCTATCCGTAGTGAAGGAAATGTCCTCAGGGATGGCAGTGAAACACCacgaaagaaaaacaagaagcacAAAAAGCACAAAAGTAAGAAGAAACGCaagaagaagagagatgaaAAAGATAGCAGCTCTGAATCTGGAGTGGAATCAGATCAAGGGTCTCAAACAAAGTCAAG CATGAAAAAAGACGAGTCCTCCAACTTTGAGTCTGGCGATCGTGATAAAGATAAAGAGTCGGCAAAAAATTCAGTTGCAG AACCGCATGATGATGAGTACAAGGTCAGAAAAACAAAGCGTCATAcagggaaaaagaagaaaaagagacgaaaagaagaagaaaagcaacAGAGAAATTCTCCTCGTTCACGTTCAGCAAGTACATCTGAATCTGCTGagtctgaatctgaatctgagTCAAAGGTGCCACAAGCACTGGACCCCTCTAGCTTGAATAAGAGATCACCAGTGACTGCATTGAAGCTTTCTAATGACGGCTGTAAAGATATGCTTCTACCAGACGATAAAAAGGGAGATGTTACTAGCAAATCTGAGCATAGTGAGGAGCAATGCTTAAAACCAGCATGGAGAGAGGAAGAGTCTCTGCAGGATGCACATTTGCAAACTGTAGATGTagaacagcacagtgaaaataataatatcaaaaGTGAGAACCTGGAAAAGAATGGAAGTTTTAACAAAACTCGGGAGCTCCCAGATATAATCCCCAAGCAGGAGAATGTACACAAAGAGCAGTTTATAAAGAACATAGCCACGGAACCACATGAGACTCAGAGAGGAACGGGAGATAAGGAGTCTAGTTTAAGGTCTCGATCAGGTTCTTATGATAAATCAAGCCACAGTCGTTCAAGAACTCCAAAGCAATCCACCCATATTTCAGCACGCAGGAAAGATAAATCACAATCCAGAGAAAGGTCTGTTTCTAGCTCGAGAAGGAACAGTAGCACACAAAAAAGGCATTCAAGGTCACCATCAGAAAGTCGCAGGTCGCGGTCAAGATCTGTCAGAGGACCAAAGCGCAAATCGAGGTCTCTGTCTGGGAAGCGAAGGCGTCGCTCTGACTCCAGGTCCAATACCAGAACCAAGCGATCCAGGACCAAGTCCCCTCGACGTGGTCGGCGAACAAGGTCGCGATCTGTTGCAAAGCTGCGCCGTTCTCGGTCACGGTCCAAACGATCACTTTCTCGTAGAAAGCATCGCTCAAGGTCACGCTCGAGATCTGCTCGGAGAGTCAGGCACTCACAATCACGCTCTCGACGGATGACACCACCATCCCGTACAAGAAAGTCTCGGTCCAGATCAATCAGGAGAAGGAGACGAACCCGTTCAAGGTCCATTGTGATCTTCAGGCGATCTCGATCCCGAATGAGGAGAAACAGACGCTCTAGATCAAGATCTAGAAACCCAAGAAGGCGAAGCAGATCTTCCTCTCCCCTGCGCTCCAGGCGGTCCAAATCAAAATCCCCTATTAGACAAAGGAGGTCAAAATCTCCACGTAAGAATAGGTCAGAATCAAGATCTCCTAAGCGAAGTAAGCGGTCAAAATCACGCTCTCACCATTCAAAGACTGCCTCACCTAAATTTAGTAGAGGAGCAAAAAAAGGTAAGAGTAAGCGATCAAGATCAAATTCACAGAAAGACACATCTAGGTCTAGATCTATTTCAAGAGGAAGACTTTCCTCAGATAGAAGTCAGTCTCCAGCTAAGAGTAAATCTAGATCTTTGTCACCAGACAAAGACCAAGATTCATCAGCGTCAAAAATAGAAGACACTGACAGAAAAGTAGCCCAGGCAGCTCCAACAGAAAAGTGGAAGCCACTGGTGGATAAATATCCATCTCCAAAAAACACCTCAACTGAGAATTCAGAACAAACagaacttgaattgaaaaatatAAGCTCCAGTAAAGAGTCTCAGATCACCATGGAGGGCACTGAGAGGCTAAATGCTTCTAGATCAAGGTCGTCTTCATCAGAACCATTACCTCAGGATGGCAGTTCTGGGTCAGATGATAATGAGCAATCTGATAACTCAAGATCACGAACACCAAGTCCAGCCAAAAAAAAGCCTAGCAGGGTGTCCAAGTCACCTATTCGTCGGAAGCGTTCTAGGTCTACTTCATCAACCCATAAGGCACGATCTAAATCAAAGTCTGTTAGTGGTACGGAAAAGTCTAAAACTCCTACAAGGAAGCGAAGATCCCGATCTTCCTCACACAGCATAAGAAAGAGGTCAGCTTCTAGATCCCCTGTCCGGCGAAGGAAGTCACGTTCAAGATCATTAACTCAAAGGGGAAAATCGAGGTCTAAATCTCGTACCAGGATCAAGCGCTCAAAGTCTAAATCTCCTAAAAGAAAACGCTCTAAGTCTAGATCACCAGTAAGAAAAAGACGATCCAAATCACGCTCTCCTGCTCGAAGGAAAAGATCAAAGAGCCTAGAAAAAAGCAAACGATCAAAATCTCGATCCCCTACCAGAAAGAGAAAGTCACGATCTCGTTCAAGGGCCCATCATTCACGATCTAGAAGATCTCGCTCAGCATCCCGTCGGAGGAGACCCGTATTTCGAGGTCATTCTTTTGACAGGCGAGATCGATGGAAGCGAGAGCCAAGCCATTCTCCCATTCTTATTCTCCGTAAAAGAAGATCCACCTCAAGAACGCGTCGTAGTGCTAGCAAGACTCCACCACGCCTCACTGAGCTGG ACAAGGATCAGCTATTAGAGATTGCTAAAGCTAATGCTGCAGCAATGTGTGCTAAAGCAGGGATGCCCATCCCAGAGAGCCTTAGGCCCAAGGCTATACTTCAGTTACCATTGCCAACTCCTGCTCCACCCCCTCTGTCTTTGCCGCTGCCCCTGCCAGTTCCCAACTTGCCCATGAACATCCCAATGGGAATACCTGGTATGCCTGCAATACCAAACATGCCAATGAATGCTGCCATGGCTAGTATGACAGCAGCCACCATGACTGCAGCATTGTCTAACATGGGAGCCTTGGCAGCCATGCCCCCTATGCCGCCACTGCCCACCATAACGAACAAACCTCCCCCAGCTCCTACTCCAAATCTGGCAAACATTgaagaagtgaagagaaaagtggCACAGCAGGCTAACAGCATCAGTATTAAAGAGCTGACAGAG AAATGTAAGCAGATTGCAGAAAGTAAAGAGGAGATGGGTCTCTGA